DNA from Bradyrhizobium japonicum USDA 6:
TGGGTCTCGATCAGGCCCTCGGCGGTGATCTTGATGTCACCGACGGGTCCGCAGGACAGCACGTGGGTGACGTTGCCGAAAGCGTCCTCATGGGTGTCGAGCTTGGTGTCGGTCGAGACGTCGATCTGCCACTCCGCCACATATTGCCCGTCATGGCTGCCGGGCGTCATGCGCAGGATCTGGATCACGCTGGTGGCCGGCGGCTCATAGCGATAGGTCGTGGTGTGCTGGATTCGCAGGCGCATGGTGTTTCTAGATCGGTCATTCCGGGATGGTCCGAAGGACCTGACCCGGAATCTCGAGATTCCGGGTTCGATGCTTTGCATCGCCCCGGAATGACGAAGGGTGAAGGTTTCAGTCTCGACTAGATCAAATACTGCTTCGTGATGATTTCGCCCAGCCTGGAATTGTCCGCGATGAATTCCTGAATGAATTCATGCACGCCATGCTGGAAAATGTCGTTCATATTGCTGTGTTCCAGCCGGTTGCGGATGCCGCGGGCATGGCGCTGGGCGGGGCCCTGGCGGCCATAGGCGACGCCGATCTGGTCGAGGTTGCGCACGAGATTGCCGTAACAGCTTGCCAGCGAGCGTGGCAGCGTGTCGTTGAGGATGAGCAGGTCCGCAATCAACCACGGCTTCAGCGTCTCGCGATAGACCCAGTGATAGGCCGTCAGCGCCGAGACCGAGCGCAGGATCGAGCTCCACTGATAGAAGTCGAGCGGACCGCCGACATGCTCCTCCTCGGGCAGCAGCACATGGTACTTCACGTCGAGGATGCGCGCGGTGTTGTCGGCGCGCTCCAGATGCACGCCCATCCGCGAGAACCAGTAGGCGTCGTTGCGCAGCATGGTCCGGTAGGCCGAGCCGTCGAAGCGCAGCGAAGTCTCCTGCACGAAGCGCAGGAATTTTGCGAGATCCTCGCGCGTGGAGGTGCCCTTGCTCCAGACCTCCTGGAGTTCGATCCAGGCCGAGTTGATGGTGTCCCACATCTCGCTGGTGAGCGCGGTGCGCACCGAGCGCGAGTTCAGCCGCGCCGCCTCGATGCAGTTCCTGATCGATGATGGATTGTTTGCCGAGAACGAGAGGTAGTCGACGACGTTGTGCTCGTTGGCGACTTCGTATTGCTGATAGAAGCTCGCGGCGACGCCGGCGGTGAGAAGCGCCGAGTCCCATTCATTGGTCTTGCCGATATAGGCGGCGGGAAGCGCAGTGACGCGCAGCGTCGCATCGATGGTGCGCGCGAGATATTCGGCCCGTTCGACATAGCGGGCGAGCCAGTAGAGGTTTTCGGCGGTACGCGACAGCATCTGACTACTCGTCCAGGATCCAGGTGTCTTTGGTGCCGCCGCCCTGGCTCGAATTCACAACCAGGGAGCCTTCCTTGAGCGCGACCCGTGTCAGCCCGCCGGGCACGATCGTGGTGCTCTTGCTGCCGGTGAGCACGAAGGGCCGCAGGTCGACGTGGCGTGGCGCGAGGCCGCTTGCCGTACAGGTCGGACAGGTCGAGAGCGCCAGCGTCGGCTGCGCGATAAAACCTTCCGGCTCGCGCTTGAGCTTTTCGCGGAAGGCCTCGATCGTCGCTTTCGTCGCGGCGGGGCCGATCAGCATGCCGTAGCCGCCGGAGCCGTGGACTTCCTTGACGACGAGCTCGCCGAGATTGTCGAGCACGTAAGCAAGGTCCTTCGGCTCGCGGCAGCGCCACGTCGGTACGTTCTTCAGGATCGGCTCTTCGCCGAGATAGAATTTCACGATGTCCGGCATGTAGGAGTAGATCGCCTTGTCGTCGGCGATGCCGGTGCCGACCGCGTTGGCGAGCGTGATGTTGCCGGCCGCATAGGCCGACATCAGCCCGGGCACGCCGAGCACGGAGTCGGGGCGGAAGGTGAGGGGGTCGATGAAATCGTCGTCGACGCGGCGATAGATCACGTCGATCCGTTTCACCCCCTCGGTCGTCCGCATGAACACTTCGTTGTTCTTGACGATGAGGTCGCGGCCTTCGACCAGTTCGATGCCGAGCTTGTCGGCAAGGAAGGAGTGCTCGTAGTAGGCCGAGTTGTAGACGCCGGGCGTGAGCAGGGCGACCGTCGGCTCGCCGGAGGCGCCTTGCGGCGCCACCGAGCGCAGGGCGGAGAGCAGCTCGTCCGGATAGCGTTCGACCGGCGCCACCCTGTGGCGGGCAAACAGATCCGGAAACAACCGCATCATGATCTCGCGGTTTTCCAGCATGTAGGACACACCCGACGGCGTACGGGCATTGTCCTCCAGCACGATGAAGTCCTCGGCATCGACCCGGACGATGTCGATGCCGGCAATGTGCACGTAGACGTCGTGCGGCACCTGCTGGCCGTTCATCTCTGGGCGGAACACCGGGTTCTGGAAGATCAGGTCGTCGGGCACGACCTCGGCGCGCAGGATGTCGCGGCCATGATAGATGTCGCGCAGGAACATGTTGAGCGCGCGCACGCGCTGCTTCAGGCCCTTCTCCAGCAGCGCCCATTCCTTGCCGGACATGATTCGCGGGATCACGTCGAAGGGGATCAGGCGCTCGGTGGATTCGGAATCGCCATAGACGGCAAAGGTGATGCCGATGCGGCGGAACAGGAGCTCGGCCTCCTGGCGGCGATATTCGAGCGCCTCGGGAGGCGTCTCCTTGAGCCAGCGTGCCAGCTCCTGATAGGCGGGGCGAAGGTCCCCACCGGGAATGTTCATTTCATCAAACGCGACTGCCATAGATCCCGACTTGTCTCCGTGGCCATGCGGCAAGAGTGCATGACTCTGAGGAGGTAGCAAGGGCTGGGCCAGCGCGATAAGCATGGAGTTGTGGCATTTGCCGGCGACAGCCGGGAGGGTGCCTCAAAAAATGGCTGAGGACTGCTTATTTCGGCAGCAAAACCGCGTGACTTCAACGCGTTACCTCGGCAAAGTCGGGCCGACAGGTGAGGGACTTAAGGTATGAGCGACATCGTCACGGCGGGCATTCTGGTCATCGGGGATGAAATCCTGTCCGGCCGCACCAAGGACAAGAATATCGGCTTCATCGCCGAATACCTGACCAATATCGGCATCGACCTGAAGGAAGTCCGGGTCGTCTCCGACGACGAGGACGACATCATCGCCGCCCTGAATGCGCTGCGGCAACGCTACACCTATGTCTTCACCACCGGCGGCATCGGGCCGACCCATGACGACATCACCGCCGACAGCGTCGCCAAGGCGTTCGGCGTCGGCATCGACCATCATCCCGAGGTCGTTGCCCGCTTCCGCGAGCGCTGGAGCGAGCAGGACCTCAACGAGGCCCGCCTGCGCATGGCCCGCATCCCCGACGGCGCCGAGTTGATCCAGAGCGCCACCATCCTCGCCCCCGGCTTCAAGATCGGCAACGTCATCGTCATGGCCGGCGTGCCCTCGATCATGCAGGCGATGATGGACATCGTCTCGCCCAAGCTGAAATCGGGCGTGCGCATGCTGTCCGAATCGGTCCGCGCCAATGCGCGGGAGGGTGACATCGGCAGCCCGCTGCGCGCGATCGCCAACGCCCATCCCGACACCATCATCGGCAGCTATCCGTTCATGGACGAAGAACAGAAGCCCAACACCAATCTGGTGGTGCGCTCGCGCGACGCAGACAAGCTGGCAGCGGCGATGGCGGCGGTGAAGGAAATGCTGGCGGGATTGAACAT
Protein-coding regions in this window:
- a CDS encoding circularly permuted type 2 ATP-grasp protein — encoded protein: MAVAFDEMNIPGGDLRPAYQELARWLKETPPEALEYRRQEAELLFRRIGITFAVYGDSESTERLIPFDVIPRIMSGKEWALLEKGLKQRVRALNMFLRDIYHGRDILRAEVVPDDLIFQNPVFRPEMNGQQVPHDVYVHIAGIDIVRVDAEDFIVLEDNARTPSGVSYMLENREIMMRLFPDLFARHRVAPVERYPDELLSALRSVAPQGASGEPTVALLTPGVYNSAYYEHSFLADKLGIELVEGRDLIVKNNEVFMRTTEGVKRIDVIYRRVDDDFIDPLTFRPDSVLGVPGLMSAYAAGNITLANAVGTGIADDKAIYSYMPDIVKFYLGEEPILKNVPTWRCREPKDLAYVLDNLGELVVKEVHGSGGYGMLIGPAATKATIEAFREKLKREPEGFIAQPTLALSTCPTCTASGLAPRHVDLRPFVLTGSKSTTIVPGGLTRVALKEGSLVVNSSQGGGTKDTWILDE
- a CDS encoding alpha-E domain-containing protein, yielding MLSRTAENLYWLARYVERAEYLARTIDATLRVTALPAAYIGKTNEWDSALLTAGVAASFYQQYEVANEHNVVDYLSFSANNPSSIRNCIEAARLNSRSVRTALTSEMWDTINSAWIELQEVWSKGTSTREDLAKFLRFVQETSLRFDGSAYRTMLRNDAYWFSRMGVHLERADNTARILDVKYHVLLPEEEHVGGPLDFYQWSSILRSVSALTAYHWVYRETLKPWLIADLLILNDTLPRSLASCYGNLVRNLDQIGVAYGRQGPAQRHARGIRNRLEHSNMNDIFQHGVHEFIQEFIADNSRLGEIITKQYLI
- a CDS encoding competence/damage-inducible protein A, which encodes MSDIVTAGILVIGDEILSGRTKDKNIGFIAEYLTNIGIDLKEVRVVSDDEDDIIAALNALRQRYTYVFTTGGIGPTHDDITADSVAKAFGVGIDHHPEVVARFRERWSEQDLNEARLRMARIPDGAELIQSATILAPGFKIGNVIVMAGVPSIMQAMMDIVSPKLKSGVRMLSESVRANAREGDIGSPLRAIANAHPDTIIGSYPFMDEEQKPNTNLVVRSRDADKLAAAMAAVKEMLAGLNITR